The region GGACTATGACGTGGAGACGATCCAGCGGTCGGTGGTCAAGGGACGCGAAGAAGCGGTCCGGCAGATGCAGGACCGCCTGAGGCGTGGCCAGTAGGCCCTAAGCGACGGCGACCGGCGCGCGACGATCGCCGCGCAGTGCGGCAAGGCCAAGGCCGACGAAAATCGCCAGCACGATCGCCTGGCTGGCGGCGAAAGGCGGCTCCGACAGCGTCGGGGCGAGAGCCTGCAGCGCCGCGATCTTTGTGAAGGCTTGGGCCACGGCCACGAAGGCCAGAAAGTAGGCGTTGGCCACCACGCCGCCCACATAGACCTTGCGCCACAGCCCGTTGAAGCCGCGCAGCCTGGCGACCAGCATCGCCAGATAGACCAGGGTCGAAATGATCCCCACCGCGACCGCCGGCGTGATTCCGGGCAGCGGGAACATGAAGCCGGTAGCCGTGGTCGCCACCCCTGTGACCAGGAACAGCGGCGTCCAGAATTTTCGGACCGCCACGCCCACCAGTGCGGCCGTGGCGAAGAGGCCGGCGACCAGGGCGATGATCGCCAAGGCGCTGTGGAAGAGGGTGAAATAGAACAGGACCATCACGAACCCCATCAGCCGAAGTGATTGCTGATCGCCACAGTCCGCCCATTTCCGAAGTGGCGCTTGTATAAAAGCGCGCCGGCTTTGAAGTTCAGGCCTCGGGAAACGCCAGTGCCTGCGCCGCGGCCAGACTTTCCGGCACGCCGATGTCGATGAAGGCGCCGTCGAAGCGCGCGCCCGCCAGCCTGCCCTCGCGGCAAAGGCGCGGCAGGGTCTGCTGCTCCAGGGAGCTCTCCCCGTCGGCGAGCGCTCGCCGATCGACGGCGTAGACGCCGCCGTTGATCAGGCCGCCGGCCCGCGCCGGATCGCGCGGCTCCAGCGCCGTGATCCTGTCGCCGGTCAGTTGCGCGGTCTCATAGCGGTCGGCATGCGGTTCATGACGCAGGGCCATGGCCATCATCGCACCGTCGCCCAGCCGCAGCGCACGCCAGTCGAAGTCGAACCAGGTGTCGCCGTTGACCAGCAGGAAGCGCGGATCGAGGCGGTCACTCGCATGGGCCAGGGCGCCGGCGGTGCCGAGCGGCTCGGGCTCCACCGACAGGCTGACCGTCAGGCCGGGAAACCGACGGACTTCCTCCTGCGCGAACGCCTCGATCGCCTCGGCTCGATAGCCGGCCAACAACACAAGCTCGGTGAAACCGCTATTCGCGGCCTTGGCGAACAGGTGCGCCATGAACGGGCGGCCCGCGACCGGTTGAAGCGGCTTGGGCAGGGCGTCGGTGAGTGATCCCAGACGTGTCCCTCGTCCGCCCGCCAGGATCACGCACTGCTTCATGGGGTCAATATGCTCAGCGCCGGACGCGCCAGGCCTCGGCGCCGTCATAGGTGAACTTGACCGCCCCCGCCTGTCCACCCGCGGCGTTCAACGCCTCGACCAGGCGATAGCGGTTCTCGGGGTCGGTGAGCAGCATCAGGAAGCCGCCGCCGCCGGCGCCCGACACCTTGCCGCCCCAGGCGCCCGCCGCCATGGCGATCTCGTACAGGCGGTTGACCTCGTCGGTGGTCACGCCGCTGGCGGTGCGCTTCTTGGCGCGCCACGAACGGTTCAGAATCTCGGCCACCTCGCGCACGTCCCCGGCCAGGACCGCCGCCTTCATGGAGGTCGCATCGGCTTTCAGGGCGTGCATGCTCTCCATGGTCACCGGATCGTCGGCGTTCAGCCCCTTGAGCTGTTCGCGGATGATGGTCTCGGATCGGCGCGACTGGCCTGTGAAGCAGGCGACCAGCGAAGACTCCAGCTCGATCAGGTGATCGCGCGAGGCGCGCAGCGGATTGACCACCACCCTCTCCCCGTCGAGGAACTCGATGTAGTTCAGGCCGCCGAACGCCGCCGCGTACTGGTCTTGTCGACCACCGGCCAGACCCAGGCGCAGGCGCTCGATCTCGAAGGCCAGGCGCGCGACTTCGTAGGGGCCGAGTGGCGCGTCAAGCGCGGCGCGGAACGCCTCGATCAGCGCCACGACCACGGCCGAAGATGACCCTAGCCCCGACCCGGGCGGCGCGTCGGCGGTGGTGGACACCACCAACGGGATCGGCCGGCCGTCCAGATAGGTCTCCACGAAGTGGTGATAGACCGCCTTGTGCAGGATCAGGCCTACGCCGCCGTCGATGTCGTCGCCGGCGCGATAGCGCTCTTCCTCGCCCAGGTCGCTCGCCCGGAAGACGATGTCACCGTCCTCCGACGGGCTGACGTGCGCGAAGGCGAAGCGGTCGATGGTGACGTTCAGGACCGCGCCGCCATACTGGTCGCAGTAGGGCGACAGATCGGTGCCGCCGCCTGCCAAGCCCAGACGCAGGGGCGCGCGGGCGCGCATCGCGGTGATGGCGCGCCGCTCGATCATGCGCCGACGGCCTCCAGGATGCGCGTCCCGCCCCGGTCGATGCCGTAGCGCAGGCGCGGCATGTTGTTGCGCGCCATGTAGGCTTCCAGCGCTTCCCCGTCGCCCGGCGTGAACAGCATCAAAAAGCCGCCGCCGCCGGCGCCGATCACCTTGCCGCCGGTCACGCCATAGGCGCGGCGGACCTCGTCATAGAGCTGGTCGATGGCCGGCCAGCTGATCTTGGACGACAGTTGCTTCTTGTGACGCCAGTGCTCGTCGAGCATGCCGCCCCAGCCTTCCAGGTCGCCAGCCTTCCAGGCGTCGCGGATGCGGTAGCCGAGGTCCTTGATGAAGCCCAGGTTCTCGGTCGCGCGGCGCTTGGCCTCGTCCTGCTCGTCGTCGCTGAGCATGGCCTTGTGCTGGTCTTCCAGGATCACGGCCGCATCGCGGCGAAGGCCGGTGTAGTAGATGTGCGTGTGGCGCACGAACGCGGCCTCGACCTCGGGGTCCAGCTCGACCTTGCCCACGGTCACCTTGCCATCCGCGGCGATGTCCAGGGTCGTCAGACCCCCGAAGGCGGCCATGTACTGATCTTGCTTGCCGATGCCCTTGTTGAGGACGTCGATCTCCAGGGTGCAGGCCTCCTCCGCCAATTGGGCGGCCGTCGGCCGTTCCCCCTTCAGCGCGTGCAGGGCGTGCAGGAAGCCGACGAGGAAGCAGCTCGACGACCCCAGGCCCGTGCCGCCGGCGATGTCGGCGATGGACGCCAGTTCCACACGGTCATGCAGGCCGTGACGCAGCAGCGCCTCGCGGACGAGCTCGTGCTGAATGTCCAGGCTGCGCTCGGCGGCTTCCGGGTGCGGACCGTGGATCAGCACCCGCCGCTCGAAGGCCGGGCGGTGGGCGGTGATGTGAATGTACTTGTCCAGCGCCATGGCGAAGATGAAGCCGCCGCCGTGGCGATAGTAGCTTTCCAGGTCCGTGCCGCCGCCGCCAAGGGTGACGCGCAGGGGAGTACGCGTTGAAATCATTCCGCGGCGGACGCCTGAACCGGGGCGATCTGCT is a window of Caulobacter sp. NIBR2454 DNA encoding:
- a CDS encoding sugar phosphate nucleotidyltransferase — translated: MKQCVILAGGRGTRLGSLTDALPKPLQPVAGRPFMAHLFAKAANSGFTELVLLAGYRAEAIEAFAQEEVRRFPGLTVSLSVEPEPLGTAGALAHASDRLDPRFLLVNGDTWFDFDWRALRLGDGAMMAMALRHEPHADRYETAQLTGDRITALEPRDPARAGGLINGGVYAVDRRALADGESSLEQQTLPRLCREGRLAGARFDGAFIDIGVPESLAAAQALAFPEA
- a CDS encoding GHMP family kinase ATP-binding protein, which gives rise to MIERRAITAMRARAPLRLGLAGGGTDLSPYCDQYGGAVLNVTIDRFAFAHVSPSEDGDIVFRASDLGEEERYRAGDDIDGGVGLILHKAVYHHFVETYLDGRPIPLVVSTTADAPPGSGLGSSSAVVVALIEAFRAALDAPLGPYEVARLAFEIERLRLGLAGGRQDQYAAAFGGLNYIEFLDGERVVVNPLRASRDHLIELESSLVACFTGQSRRSETIIREQLKGLNADDPVTMESMHALKADATSMKAAVLAGDVREVAEILNRSWRAKKRTASGVTTDEVNRLYEIAMAAGAWGGKVSGAGGGGFLMLLTDPENRYRLVEALNAAGGQAGAVKFTYDGAEAWRVRR
- a CDS encoding GHMP family kinase ATP-binding protein; the protein is MISTRTPLRVTLGGGGTDLESYYRHGGGFIFAMALDKYIHITAHRPAFERRVLIHGPHPEAAERSLDIQHELVREALLRHGLHDRVELASIADIAGGTGLGSSSCFLVGFLHALHALKGERPTAAQLAEEACTLEIDVLNKGIGKQDQYMAAFGGLTTLDIAADGKVTVGKVELDPEVEAAFVRHTHIYYTGLRRDAAVILEDQHKAMLSDDEQDEAKRRATENLGFIKDLGYRIRDAWKAGDLEGWGGMLDEHWRHKKQLSSKISWPAIDQLYDEVRRAYGVTGGKVIGAGGGGFLMLFTPGDGEALEAYMARNNMPRLRYGIDRGGTRILEAVGA